The following is a genomic window from Fusibacter sp. A1.
AAGCGCCAATAACCTGAAAAGCTCATATTCCTTTGGTGTCAGCAGTAAATCCACTTCGTTGAACAAGGTTTTCACCTGCGAATCGTTAAAGGTCAGCTCGTGAATCTTAATCTGCTGTGATGTGATCTGGTCTGGATAACAACGGCTAATCAGCGCATTCACCTTCGCCATCAAAATCTTAGGCCTAAAAGGTTTGCTCATATAATCGTCAGCACCTAAATCGTAGCCCTTCATCATATTGTAATCATCCGACTTGGCGCTCACCATCACAATAGGAACAGCTGATTCCTTCCTGATCTTCTGCATCACATCAAATCCCGACATGCCAGGCAGCATCACATCAAGAATGATCAAATGAGGTTCCACCTTTTTAAAATTAGCAAGCGCATCATCCCCGCTCACAAAATGCTCAGGCCAGTAACCCTCAAAGTGCAAATAATCCGTAATAACCTCGGCAAGACTCAAATCATCTTCAACCAACATGACCTTCTTCATCAACAGCACACCTTTCTAAAATAGTTTATAAGCTTATTATATAGCAAATAACCTTAAAAATATCTTAAATTTGCAAATAAAAAAGCTGCCGTAAAGGCAGCTTCATCAATCTTATTAAGTTGTTTTCCAGTAGTTCTTAAACAAACCTGCAAATACACCAAGCATCACACCCAAAACTAATCCAATTGCCATATTTAGCGCTTTTCTCGGTCCGACAGGCTTTTCAGGTAAATAGGCTTCAGATATTACAAAAATCTTGTCGTTGAACACATCAAGCCTGTTGTTTAAAATGCTTTGCTCATTTTCAGTACCTACACTGATTGCTAAAAGTTCCCTCTCAGCAATCAGCTCATCATAAAACTCAAGCTTATTATCC
Proteins encoded in this region:
- a CDS encoding response regulator transcription factor, whose translation is MKKVMLVEDDLSLAEVITDYLHFEGYWPEHFVSGDDALANFKKVEPHLIILDVMLPGMSGFDVMQKIRKESAVPIVMVSAKSDDYNMMKGYDLGADDYMSKPFRPKILMAKVNALISRCYPDQITSQQIKIHELTFNDSQVKTLFNEVDLLLTPKEYELFRLLALNEGHIFTYENLINQIDDGESQLTQNAISAHVKNIRKKLKKFEANYESIRTIWGVGYRFDWSAKG